From the genome of Malus domestica chromosome 04, GDT2T_hap1, one region includes:
- the LOC103433585 gene encoding cold-responsive protein kinase 1 yields the protein MVCGCFSVLKWRKEERASSSSFQEQGIINNNVRLFSYNSLRSATRNFHPSSRIGGGGYGVVYRGVLRDDAQVAIKCLSAESRQGANEFLTEINVISRIRHPNLVELLGCCVEDNHRILVYEYLENNSLSRSLLGSRSKYVFLDWPTRVSICLGTATGLAFLHEEAEQQIVHRDIKASNILLDANFRPKIGDFGLAKLFPDNVTHLSTRVAGTEGYLAPEYALLGQLTKKADVYSFGVLLLEIISGRSSSKVAFGEQLLVLVEWVWKLREEERLLELVDPELTAYPEAEVMRFIKVALFCTQATAQQRPTMTQVVEMLSKEVHLNEKALTKPRPRMHAPGKFGGTSSLEETSSSSQSRKKSTANPDITSTSSLIFDDPETQILPR from the exons ATGGTTTGTGGTTGCTTCTCTGTGCTGAAATGGCGTAAAGAAGAAAGAGCTTCCTCGTCTTCCTTCCAGGAGCAAG GGATTATCAACAACAACGTAAGGCTTTTCTCGTATAATTCTCTGAGATCAGCTACTAGGAACTTTCATCCATCGAGCAGGATAGGTGGAGGAGGTTATGGAGTTGTCTATAGG GGAGTTCTAAGAGATGATGCCCAAGTTGCGATCAAATGTCTTTCCGCAGAATCTAGACAAGGAGCAAATGAATTTTTGACAGAGATTAATGTGATATCGCGTATACGACATCCAAACCTTGTTGAGCTCCTTGGTTGCTGTGTGGAGGACAACCATCGGATATTGGTATATGAATATCTGGAGAACAACAGTCTTTCTAGATCTTTGCTTG GTTCGAGAAGTAAATATGTTTTTCTAGATTGGCCAACGAGAGTTTCGATTTGCCTTGGTACAGCTACCGGTCTTGCATTCCTTCACGAGGAAGCTGAACAGCAAATTGTCCACAGAGATATCAAGGCTAGCAATATACTTCTTGATGCAAATTTTCGTCCTAAAATTGGAGATTTTGGGCTGGCAAAACTTTTTCCTGATAATGTCACTCATCTTAGTACTAGAGTAGCTGGAACGGA GGGATATCTCGCCCCAGAATATGCGCTTTTGGGACAACTTACGAAGAAAGCAGATGTGTACAGCTTTGGGGTGCTCTTGCTTGAGATAATTAGTGGCAGAAGTAGTAGTAAGGTAGCCTTTGGGGAGCAACTGCTGGTTCTCGTCGAATGG GTATGGAAactaagagaagaagaaaggctCCTGGAACTTGTTGATCCAGAATTGACTGCATATCCAGAGGCCGAGGTTATGCGCTTCATCAAGGTTGCGCTGTTTTGTACTCAAGCCACTGCGCAACAGAGACCAACAATGACGCAAGTTGTGGAAATGCTTTCCAAAGAGGTCCACCTAAACGAGAAG GCACTAACAAAACCAAGGCCGAGGATGCATGCACCTGGAAAATTTGGCGGTACCAGTTCATTGGAGGAGACATCGTCATCATCTCAGTCACGCAAGAAATCAACAGCAAACCCTGATATAACTTCCACCAGCTCGTTGATCTTTGACGATCCTGAAACACAAATACTTCCGAGATGA
- the LOC103433594 gene encoding uncharacterized serine-rich protein C215.13-like has product MEVTVESRARERSFGKVVNVNDRDEELALFLEMRRREKDKEKNAGFLLLPPNKNADELDPIAAAVAPPESDNRGGAAVSRTVGAAPPPQPKIRVDEFLNSENEKSDYDWLLTPPATPLFSSLDMEVQKTTTNQSEITNDRASAPKSRLANNQLESASRNNITSKQPTLPSGLNSSSSGNRRPSSPATRRSATPIGRSTLPSTTKPSRSSTPNSRATLSSPKPVAPPVRSSTPSRSTARSSTPTGRPSAPTTRPSAPASRSTSRPATPTHRPSSSSSSSAAAVSAPPGRSSSASKLRPTSSKNPVSSRGSSPTVKPRPLKSSEIPGFSHDAPPTLRTSVPQRPASASRDRPGAPSVKSSSVMAGSNGKPRQQSCSPSRARASNVSTTTNGNSHRVISRSSSHDNDDVNPVLIGTQMVERVVNSRKLAPPKHYDHHNTDNGSGGKSSSSESSGFGRNLSKKSIDMAMRHMDIRRSMPGNLRPVLTNVPASSGYSVRIKPTKSNTTGAMDSPLATCSNASSEPSVNNIPLSLEGCEIEAIDPGSERGNSSCKTPR; this is encoded by the exons ATGGAAGTTACTGTGGAGTCGAGGGCGCGAGAACGGAGCTTCGGGAAGGTGGTGAACGTCAACGACAGAGACGAAGAGCTCGCTCTGTTTCTCGAGATGCGGAGGCGCgagaaggacaaggagaaaaatgCCGGCTTTCTCCTCCTTCCCCCGAACAAGAACGCCGACGAGCTCGACCCTATTGCTGCCGCTGTTGCTCCTCCGG AATCTGACAACCGCGGAGGCGCGGCGGTTTCCAGGACTGTTGGGGCGGCGCCACCGCCCCAGCCGAAGATCCGGGTGGATGAGTTTTTAAATTCGGAGAATGAGAAATCTGACTACGATTG GCTTCTTACACCACCAGCTACTCCACTTTTTTCATCCTTGGATATGGAAGTGCAGAAAACTACGACGAATCAGAGTGAGATTACTAATGACCGTGCATCCGCCCCAAAATCTCGG CTAGCAAACAACCAGCTAGAATCTGCTTCAAGGAACAATATAACATCTAAGCAGCCAACATTGCCGTCTGGACTGAACTCTTCCAGTTCCGGTAACAGAAGGCCCTCATCACCTGCTACTCGTAGATCTGCAACACCAATTGGACGGTCCACATTACCTTCAACAACCAAGCCCTCAAGATCCTCCACCCCAAATTCTCGAGCCACCTTATCATCCCCAAAGCCTGTGGCTCCTCCCGTAAGGTCTTCAACTCCTTCTAGGTCCACAGCTCGTTCTTCTACACCAACTGGCAGACCTTCTGCACCAACTACCAGACCCTCTGCACCAGCTTCCAGGTCAACATCAAGACCAGCAACACCAACCCATCGACCAAGTTCATCAAGTTCATCAAGTGCAGCTGCCGTATCTGCCCCTCCTGGTCGATCTTCTTCAGCATCAAAGTTACGCCCCACAAGTTCAAAAAATCCAGTTTCATCACGTGGAAGTTCTCCGACGGTAAAACCAAGGCCCTTGAAATCCTCTGAGATTCCTGGTTTCTCACATGATGCGCCCCCAACTTTAAGAACATCAGTGCCACAAAGGCCGGCTTCAGCCTCTAGGGATAGGCCTGGAGCGCCAAGTGTTAAATCATCTTCTGTTATGGCTGGTTCTAATGGAAAACCAAGACAGCAATCGTGTTCACCTTCTAGAGCACGGGCTTCAAATGTTAGTACCACTACCAATGGGAACTCTCATCGAGTCATAAGCAGATCATCTTCTCATGACAATGATGATGTGAACCCTGTACTTATTGGAACACAAATGGTTGAGAGAGTAGTAAACTCGCGGAAACTGGCACCACCTAAGCATTATGACCATCATAATACTGATAACGGTTCCGGTGGGAAGTCTTCATCCTCTGAAAGCTCAggctttggaagaaatctttcaaaGAAGTCCATTGATATGGCTATGAGGCACATG GATATAAGGCGAAGCATGCCAGGCAATCTACGGCCAGTTCTGACGAATGTTCCAGCTTCCTCTGGGTATAGTGTCAGAATTAAACCAACAAAAAGCAATACAACTGGTGCGATGGACTCTCCTCTTGCCACATGCAGCAATGCTAGCTCCGAACCAAGTGTCAACAACATTCCTCTTAGTTTAGAGGGGTGTGAAATTGAAGCTATTGATCCTGGAAGTGAGAGAGGAAACTCCTCCTGCAAGACACCAAGGTAG
- the LOC103433593 gene encoding pentatricopeptide repeat-containing protein At2g39230, mitochondrial-like, which translates to MKPLNSSPLPPLRRLPFLNPKFLSSKPRSESPPFSENPNPSSGFPEEIAPKSDFPEKPTLEIEFHENPVASDPNQGEFAAPISQDSELTQTSVISTLLSHKSKPYSAIKYFKWAERERGLVRGVDAVCVLLHILMGSPNTHERAKMLLNQYVSGDSGPVPGVFVDHLVDCAKRFDFELESQVFGYLLNSYVRANRIECAIDCFNRMLEHEMYPCVTYVNILLTELVRRNMIGEAREVCDKMALRGFGGDRVTLHVMMRGCLKQGKPDEAEEYFREARARGVELDAASYSVAIEAFCKKPNSCLALELLNEMRKMGWVPSMVTFSSVIAACVKQRNMVEATRIKDGMVSCGNPINLVVATSLMKGYCVQGNLESALALFNTIIEDGLTPNRVTYAILIEYCCKNGNMEKAYELYKQMKHMNILPDVFIVNYLIRGFLKYRSFEDASKFFDEAVECGVANVFSYNNILSWLCGKGKVSEACSLWDKMMSKGVVPNVVSYNSKIHGYCRIGNMEHAHDVFVEMLKRDLKPNDVTYSILINGYFKNSDVERAFDVFDDMVAAKISPTGFTVGIVIDGLCRAGRTSEASEMLKKIVARGFVPGCISYNSIIDGYIKEGDINSALAVYREMCEGEVSPNVVTYTSIINGFCKSNQIDMALKMWNEMKNKGIEVDVTAYSALIDGFCKRRDMRTAHELFSELLEVGLSPNVVVYSSMISGFRNLNNMEAALDMHNKMIRDGIPCDLKAYTTLIDGLLREGELQSATDLYSEMLQKGIIPDTNTYTVLINALHNKGQLESARKNLEDMDRRGMTPSVHFYNTLIAGNFKEGNLQEAFRLHDEMLDKGLVPDDNTYDTLVNGKFQGTRI; encoded by the coding sequence ATGAAgcccctcaattcctcaccacTTCCTCCACTACGTCGCCTTCCTTTCTTAAACCCTAAATTCCTCTCTTCCAAACCCCGTTCAGAATCGCCACCATTTTCCGAGAATCCCAATCCGAGCTCAGGTTTTCCAGAGGAAATCGCTCCAAAATCTGATTTTCCAGAGAAACCCACTTTAGAAATCGAATTTCACGAAAACCCAGTTGCATCAGACCCCAATCAGGGCGAGTTCGCCGCCCCAATTTCACAAGACTCCGAATTAACACAAACCAGTGTGATTAGCACTCTTCTTAGCCACAAAAGTAAGCCATATTCGGCAATTAAATACTTCAAATGGGCTGAGAGGGAGCGAGGCCTTGTCAGAGGTGTCGATGCTGTCTGTGTGTTGCTTCACATTTTGATGGGCTCTCCGAATACTCACGAGCGTGCTAAGATGTTGCTTAACCAGTACGTTTCCGGTGATTCGGGCCCGGTTCCAGGAGTATTTGTCGATCACTTGGTGGACTGCGCCAAAAGGTTTGATTTTGAACTAGAATCTCAGGTTTTTGGCTATTTATTGAACAGTTATGTTAGAGCCAATCGAATCGAATGTGCGATTGATTGCTTTAATAGAATGCTAGAGCATGAGATGTATCCTTGTGTTACGTATGTGAATATTCTTTTAACAGAATTGGTTAGGAGAAATATGATTGGGGAAGCACGAGAGGTGTGTGATAAAATGGCTTTGAGAGGATTTGGAGGTGATCGTGTCACTCTACACGTGATGATGCGTGGTTGTTTGAAGCAGGGGAAGCCGGATGAGGCAGAGGAGTACTTTAGAGAGGCGAGGGCAAGAGGGGTAGAACTTGATGCAGCATCCTATAGTGTTGCCATTGAGGCTTTTTGTAAGAAGCCCAATTCGTGTTTGGCTCTGGAGTTGTTGAATGAAATGAGAAAAATGGGTTGGGTTCCTTCCATGGTCACATTTAGTAGTGTCATCGCAGCTTGTGTAAAGCAGAGGAATATGGTTGAAGCCACGAGGATTAAGGATGGAATGGTAAGTTGTGGGAACCCAATTAATTTGGTTGTTGCTACAAGCTTGATGAAGGGTTATTGTGTGCAAGGGAATTTGGAGAGTGCTTTGGCTTTGTTCAATACGATTATAGAGGATGGACTTACTCCAAACAGGGTTACATATGCAATTCTTATAGAATACTGCTGTAAGAATGGGAACATGGAAAAGGCGTATGAGCTTTACAAGCAAATGAAACATATGAATATTTTGCCTGATGTCTTCATTGTAAATTATTTGATACGAGGATTTTTGAAATATCGGTCATTTGAAGATGCTTCTAAGTTTTTTGATGAGGCCGTTGAGTGTGGTGTTGCTAATGTTTTCTCGTATAATAATATCTTATCATGGCTTTGTGGGAAGGGTAAAGTAAGTGAAGCTTGTAGTTTATGGGATAAAATGATGTCTAAAGGTGTGGTACCTAATGTTGTATCCTACAATAGCAAGATACATGGGTATTGCAGAATAGGGAATATGGAGCATGCGCATGATGTATTCGTGGAGATGCTTAAAAGGGATTtgaaaccaaatgatgtgactTATTCTATCTTGATAAATGGCTACTTCAAGAACAGTGATGTAGAGCGTGCCTTTGATGTCTTTGATGATATGGTGGCTGCCAAGATTTCTCCCACAGGCTTCACAGTTGGCATTGTCATTGATGGCTTGTGCAGAGCTGGTCGTACGTCTGAGGCAAGTGAGATGCTAAAGAAAATTGTTGCAAGGGGTTTTGTTCCTGGATGTATTAGTTACAATAGCATTATCGATGGGTATATCAAGGAGGGTGACATTAATTCTGCACTGGCTGTGTACAGAGAAATGTGTGAAGGTGAAGTCTCCCCCAATGTTGTCACTTACACCAGCATTATTAATGGGTTTTGCAAAAGCAATCAAATTGATATGGCTTTGAAAATGTGGAATGAGATGAAAAACAAGGGCATCGAAGTGGATGTTACTGCATATTCTGCTCTCATTGATGGGTTTTGCAAAAGACGAGACATGAGAACTGCCCATGAACTTTTCTCAGAACTCCTTGAAGTTGGTTTATCTCCAAATGTAGTTGTTTACAGTAGCATGATATCTGGCTTCCGGAATTTAAATAACATGGAAGCAGCCCTTGACATGCACAACAAGATGATTAGAGACGGTATTCCTTGTGATTTGAAGGCATACACTACGTTAATCGATGGATTGCTAAGAGAAGGTGAGTTACAATCTGCTACAGATCTCTACTCAGAGATGCTTCAGAAGGGAATTATACCTGATACAAACACATATACGGTTCTGATAAATGCCCTTCATAACAAAGGACAGCTAGAGAGTGCACGCAAGAACTTGGAAGACATGGATAGGCGGGGTATGACTCCTAGTGTTCATTTTTATAATACTCTGATTGCTGGAAACTTCAAGGAGGGTAATTTGCAAGAGGCTTTTAGGTTGCATGATGAAATGCTTGACAAAGGCCTTGTTCCAGATGACAATACATATGATACTCTTGTAAATGGGAAGTTCCAAGGTACAAggatttga
- the LOC103433592 gene encoding protein yippee-like has translation MGRLFVTTLEENMYSCKHCRTHLGLVDDVISKSFHCRHGKAYLFDKVVNVTLGEQEERIMITGLHTVADIFCVSCGSNVGWKYEAAHEKSQKYKEGKFILERFQILGPDGSNYSIALEAQIGGSDVDD, from the exons ATGGGAAGGCTGTTTGTGACCACTCTTGAGGAAAACATGTATAGCTGCAAGCACTGCAGAACCCATCTCGGTCTTGTGGACGACGTAATCTCTAAG TCTTTTCACTGCAGGCATGGAAAGGCTTATCTTTTCGATAAAGT TGTAAATGTCACACTTGGAGAGCAAGAAGAGCGGATCATGATAACAGGATTGCATACTGTAGCTGACATATTTTGTGTTTCATGTGGCTCAAATGTGGGGTGGAAATAT GAGGCTGCACATGAGAAATCCCAGAAGTACAAGGAAGGAAAGTTTATCCTTGAGAG ATTTCAGATTCTCGGTCCTGATGGAAGCAACTACTCGATTGCTCTCGAAGCTCAGATTGGTGGAAGCGATGTTGATGACTGA
- the LOC103433591 gene encoding uncharacterized protein has protein sequence MGTRSGLWNFGNKFFTCGIIGLYVSDRFASVAPVRGSSMSPTLNPGTTSLMGLPIDDYVLVEKRCLQSYKFSHGDVVVFRSPSNHKESHIKRITALPGEWIGTRRSYDVVKIPEGHCWVEGDNSSSSLDSKSFGPIPLGLVQGRVTHIVWPPQRMGAVERITPQDTISSS, from the exons ATGGGAACTCGGAGTGGTTTGTGGAATTTCGGCAACAAGTTTTTCACATGTGGGATCATAGGCTTATATGTTTCAGACCGATTTGCGAGTGTTGCTCCGGTGCGCGGTTCCTCTATGTCGCCTACGTTAAACCCTGGAACTACTTCTTTGATGGGCTTGCCAATTG ATGACTATGTTTTGGTGGAGAAACGGTGtcttcaaagctacaagttttcaCATGGTGACGTGGTAGTTTTCCG CTCCCCAAGTAACCACAAGGAGAGTCACATAAAGAGAATAACTGCCTTACCTGGTGAGTGGATTGGAACGCGTCGTTCCTATGACGTGGTGAAAATTCCAGAAGGACATTGTTGGGTTGAGGGAGACAATTCATCTTCTAGCTTGGATTCAAAGTCGTTTGGACCA ATTCCTCTGGGTTTAGTTCAAGGAAGGGTTACCCACATTGTGTGGCCTCCTCAGAGAATGGGTGCTGTTGAGAGAATAACACCGCAAGACACGATTTCATCGTCATAG
- the LOC103433590 gene encoding chlorophyll a-b binding protein CP29.1, chloroplastic, whose product MATTAAAAAAASSFIGTRLPTDAYSNSGRVQARFGFGTKKPKKTKPTFTTDRPLWYPGAKAPEWLDGSLVGDYGFDPFGLGKPAEYLQYDYDGLDQNLAKNLAGDIIGTRTETADVQSTPFQPYSEVFGLQRFRECELIHGRWAMLATLGALTVESVTGITWQDAGKVELIEGSSYLGQPLPFSLTTLIWIEVLVIGYIEFQRNAELDPEKRLYPGGKFFDPLGLAADPEKKATLQLAEIKHARLAMVAFLGFAVQAAVTGKGPLNNWATHLSDPLHTTIIDAFSS is encoded by the exons ATGGCAACAACCGCAGCTGCTGCCGCCGCTGCATCCTCATTCATCGGGACACGCCTTCCGACCGACGCCTACTCGAACTCGGGACGGGTCCAGGCCCGTTTCGGATTCGGCACCAAAAAgcccaagaaaacaaaacccacTTTCACAACAGACCGCCCGCTCTGGTACCCGGGCGCCAAGGCTCCTGAATGGCTGGACGGGAGCTTGGTGGGCGACTACGGGTTCGACCCGTTCGGTTTGGGCAAACCCGCGGAGTATTTGCAGTACGACTACGACGGGTTGGACCAGAATTTGGCCAAGAACTTGGCGGGTGACATTATTGGGACCCGAACCGAAACCGCGGACGTCCAGTCGACGCCGTTTCAGCCTTACTCGGAGGTGTTTGGGCTGCAGAGGTTTAGGGAGTGCGAGCTGATTCATGGAAGGTGGGCCATGCTCGCCACGCTCGGTGCTCTCACTGTCGAGTCCGTCACCGGGATCACATGGCAAGACGCCGGAAAG GTGGAGCTCATCGAAGGGTCGTCCTACTTGGGTCAACCACTCCCTTTCTCACTAACCACGTTGATCTGGATCGAAGTTCTAGTGATTGGCTACATCGAGTTCCAGAGGAACGCCGAGCTCGACCCGGAAAAGAGGTTGTACCCGGGTGGCAAGTTCTTCGACCCGTTGGGCCTTGCTGCTGACCCGGAAAAGAAGGCCACTCTTCAGCTGGCCGAAATCAAGCACGCCCGCCTCGCCATGGTTGCGTTTCTGGGGTTTGCCGTGCAAGCCGCCGTCACCGGGAAGGGACCACTTAACAACTGGGCTACCCATTTGAGTGACCCGCTCCACACCACCATTATTGACGCCTTCTCTTCTTAG
- the LOC103433596 gene encoding E3 ubiquitin-protein ligase AIRP2 produces MFRVFYGRDEKIVKTIRKSKMRKSFKDSIKALEADIQFANTLASDYPREYDGACLQMRLSYRPAAQFFWFLIRWTDCHLAGALGLLRILIYKAYEDGKTTMSIHEREASLKEFYGVIFPSLLQLQRGMTDVEDRKQKEILSAKYKRKNETDKGKLTEIDLEREEECGICMEMNSKVVLPNCSHSMCMKCYRNWRTRSQSCPFCRDSLKRVNSSDLWIYTSNSEIVDPSAISRENSKRLFMYIDKLPLIAPNPAFVSYDLRR; encoded by the exons ATGTTTAGGGTTTTCTATGGGAGGGATGAGAAAATAGTAAAAACGATCAGGAAAAGCAAAATGCGTAAGTCTTTCAAGGATTCTATCAAGGCGCTCGAAGCTGATATCCAGTTCGCCAACACTCT GGCTTCTGATTATCCGAGGGAATACGACGGGGCCTGCCTCCAAATGAGATTATCCTATAGGCCGGCCGCGCAATTCTTCTGGTTTCTTATTCGGTGGACTGATTGTCACCTTGCTGGAGCCTTAGGATTGCTTAGAATTCTAATATACAAG GCGTATGAGGATGGGAAGACCACCATGTCTATTCATGAAAGAGAAGCTAGTCTAAAAGAGTTCTATG GCGTGATATTTCCCTCGTTATTGCAACTCCAGAGAGGAATGACTGATGTAGAAGATAGGAAACAGAAAGAAATCTTATCCGCCAAGTACAAGAGGAAAAATGAGACGGACAAAGGAAAGCTCACCGAAATTGATTTAGAGCGAGAAGAAGAATGTGGTATTTGCATGGAGATGAACAGCAAGGTTGTATTGCCCAATTGCAGTCATTCTATGTGTATGAAGTGCTATCGAAACTG GCGTACACGGTCTCAATCATGCCCCTTCTGCCGGGACAGTCTCAAAAGAGTCAACTCAAGTGATCTTTGGATCTACACCAGCAACAGCGAGATTGTTGATCCGTCTGCAATCTCTAGGGAGAATTCGAAGAGACTTtttatgtacattgataagctTCCTCTCATCGCCCCAAATCCTGCATTTGTTTCGTATGATCTTCGTCGGTAA
- the LOC139195317 gene encoding uncharacterized protein has translation MSGPSDRRFDLNLGEETATPSPDNIWRPSFISPTGPLTVGDSVMKNDMTAAVVARNLLTPKDNRLLSKRSDELAVKDSLALSVQCAGSVSNMAQRLFARTRQVESLAAEVMSLKQEIRGLKHENKQLHRLAHDYATNMKRKLDQMKESDGKVLLDHQRFVGLFQRHLLPSSSGAVPGNEASNDEPPMPHPSGVLSSTEAPDNHPPVLSLSGALPTAETSPKQPL, from the coding sequence atgtctggaccctctgaccgtcgttttgacttgaaccttggagaagagacagccacgccttctccagacaacatatggcgcccatccttcatatcccctactggtcctcttaccgttggggattctgtgatgaagaatgatatgaccgctgcagtggtagccaggaaccttctcactcccaaagataacagactactttccaaacggtctgatgagttggctgttaaggactctctggctcttagtgttcagtgtgcaggttctgtgtctaatatggcccaacgcctatttgctagaacccgccaagttgaatcattggctgctgaagtgatgagtctcaaacaggagattagagggctcaagcatgagaataagcagttgcaccgactcgcccatgactatgctacaaacatgaagaggaagcttgaccagatgaaggaatctgatggtaaggttttacttgatcatcagcggtttgtgggtttgttccaaaggcatttattgccttcgtcctctggggctgtacctggtaatgaagcttcaaatgatgaacctccaatgcctcatccttctggggttttgtcaagtactgaggctccggataaccaccctccggtgctttctctttctggagctctaccgactgctgagacttcccctaagcaacctttgtga